A genomic stretch from bacterium includes:
- a CDS encoding B12-binding domain-containing radical SAM protein has protein sequence MARADNTNRLPISDGRPGAPRALFIRTAEENGPHPRDRVLPFSAALSGAMLGRLGFGAQLAVIAPGATPDLADRPDAVFVEIPFGRMPAMRRVIDAARDVGSMVAAFGSYAEAHPGDVLDAGADAVIGGDPEPTAGSLVSWWSARRAGAPPVGLILRDGHRMRSTGAAPLARTDDLPFVPARLLATDRFHKYSFPLAIGERARWGFILATRGCFYDCAFCSSMARQSAHLAFRACEPERLVAEMEYQVREARRNVISIEDEIFTGHRRWALEVCRQLGKRRLGVPWIVQTRLDHLDEELAAAMKAAGCVGMTCGVESGSDAILERLNKKTTVADIRQRAAMLDRFGFRNRYTFMIGAPGETREDFQKTEALACALNPLVAQMSFCTPYPDTALAADRPGDTDMRHVDRPRGNLSAMSDVTIARLRRRFYRRYYLSSRYLRAHGGQWLAWMKRNPSRAIEIAGHALSYAVSAASIRPDDTDAGVPLREMRVPPQLSS, from the coding sequence TTGGCGCGCGCGGATAACACAAATCGTCTCCCCATCTCCGACGGTCGGCCCGGCGCGCCTCGTGCGCTGTTCATCCGCACCGCGGAGGAAAACGGGCCGCATCCGCGCGATCGTGTGCTGCCGTTTTCCGCCGCGCTCTCGGGCGCCATGCTCGGGCGGCTCGGGTTTGGCGCCCAGCTTGCCGTGATCGCGCCCGGCGCGACTCCGGACCTCGCGGATCGGCCGGACGCCGTGTTCGTGGAGATCCCGTTTGGCCGCATGCCGGCGATGCGCCGCGTCATCGACGCCGCGCGCGATGTGGGGTCGATGGTTGCCGCGTTCGGCTCGTATGCCGAGGCGCATCCGGGCGACGTGCTCGATGCGGGCGCCGATGCCGTCATCGGCGGCGATCCGGAGCCGACGGCAGGATCGCTTGTTTCGTGGTGGAGCGCCCGCCGCGCCGGCGCGCCGCCGGTAGGGTTGATCCTTCGCGACGGCCATCGAATGCGGTCGACCGGGGCGGCGCCGCTAGCCCGCACGGACGATCTGCCGTTTGTCCCCGCGCGTCTTCTGGCGACGGACCGCTTCCACAAATATTCGTTTCCGCTTGCGATCGGTGAAAGGGCCCGCTGGGGATTCATCCTCGCGACGCGCGGCTGTTTTTATGACTGCGCGTTCTGCTCGTCGATGGCGCGGCAGAGTGCTCACCTGGCTTTCCGCGCGTGCGAACCCGAGCGCCTCGTCGCCGAAATGGAATATCAGGTTCGGGAGGCTCGCCGCAACGTGATTTCGATCGAGGACGAGATCTTCACCGGTCATCGCCGGTGGGCGCTGGAAGTGTGCCGCCAGCTTGGGAAAAGGCGCCTGGGCGTGCCGTGGATCGTTCAGACGCGGCTTGACCACCTGGACGAGGAACTTGCCGCCGCGATGAAGGCGGCGGGGTGCGTGGGGATGACGTGCGGCGTCGAGTCCGGCAGCGACGCGATCCTCGAACGGCTGAATAAAAAGACGACGGTCGCCGATATCCGGCAACGCGCCGCGATGCTCGACCGGTTCGGCTTCCGAAACCGCTACACATTCATGATCGGCGCGCCCGGCGAGACACGCGAAGATTTCCAAAAGACCGAGGCGCTCGCGTGCGCGCTCAATCCCCTGGTCGCGCAGATGTCGTTTTGCACGCCGTATCCGGACACCGCGCTCGCGGCCGACCGCCCCGGTGATACCGACATGCGCCACGTCGATCGGCCGCGCGGCAATCTGAGCGCGATGTCCGACGTGACGATCGCCCGGCTGCGGCGCCGCTTTTATCGGCGCTACTACCTGTCGAGCCGATATCTGCGCGCACACGGCGGCCAGTGGTTGGCGTGGATGAAGCGCAATCCGTCCCGGGCGATTGAGATCGCCGGGCACGCGCTTTCGTACGCCGTGTCCGCGGCTTCGATTCGCCCAGACGATACCGATGCGGGCGTCCCGTTGCGCGAAATGCGTGTCCCCCCCCAACTGTCGTCATGA
- a CDS encoding radical SAM protein, with protein sequence MTNRASNRFIKELRFAASLAAPFAGVLRARYGRGAPTRLPIVYFDITHRCNSACRSCEFWRLANGGPDDLSTGEVLSMIPSLAALGTRVVSIGGGEPTLRHDLETIIAAFSGAGLSIHLNTHGMNIDDARAASLADAGLSMVYVSCDHHKPEGYKAIRGVDGLPKVVRAIRAFRSRPAPVPVGVNVTVMRDNIAVLDELAAFLVGLGVQKIQFTPVHTALQQRHMDRAAFDNLLPTDDEWETAKATLARIVDDLNARGIHANSPLFVRRIDDAYRPGRAVPCVAGFLFVIVEPNGDVKACYNERPAGNIRQAPLEEIVAGADYRAQCEIVRGCTQPCWDIGITEPAIRFHLPYLAAHPIETYRQARAHLLRGA encoded by the coding sequence ATGACAAACCGTGCGTCGAATCGCTTTATTAAAGAACTGCGTTTCGCGGCGTCGCTCGCGGCGCCGTTTGCCGGCGTGCTTCGCGCGCGATACGGACGCGGCGCGCCGACGCGCCTTCCGATCGTGTATTTCGACATCACGCACCGCTGCAACTCCGCATGCCGAAGCTGCGAATTCTGGCGGTTGGCCAACGGCGGGCCGGACGATTTGTCGACAGGCGAGGTGTTGTCGATGATTCCGTCGCTTGCCGCGCTCGGGACGCGCGTCGTCTCGATCGGCGGCGGCGAGCCGACGCTTCGGCACGACCTCGAAACGATCATCGCGGCCTTTTCCGGCGCGGGCCTTTCCATCCACCTGAACACGCACGGAATGAACATTGACGACGCGCGCGCGGCGTCGCTCGCCGACGCGGGTCTTTCGATGGTGTACGTCTCGTGCGATCACCACAAACCCGAAGGCTACAAGGCGATTCGTGGCGTGGACGGCCTACCCAAAGTCGTTCGCGCGATCCGCGCGTTTCGCTCGCGGCCCGCGCCGGTGCCGGTCGGCGTCAACGTGACCGTGATGCGCGACAACATCGCGGTGCTCGACGAGCTCGCCGCGTTTCTCGTCGGGCTCGGGGTGCAGAAAATCCAGTTCACGCCCGTACACACCGCGTTGCAGCAACGGCACATGGACCGCGCGGCGTTCGACAATCTGTTGCCCACCGACGACGAATGGGAGACAGCCAAGGCGACGCTGGCGCGGATCGTCGACGATCTGAACGCGCGGGGCATACACGCGAACTCGCCGCTTTTCGTGCGCCGCATCGACGACGCGTACAGGCCCGGACGCGCCGTGCCGTGCGTGGCGGGCTTTCTGTTTGTCATCGTCGAACCGAACGGTGATGTGAAGGCTTGTTACAACGAACGGCCCGCCGGCAATATTCGACAGGCGCCGCTCGAGGAGATTGTGGCCGGCGCGGACTATCGCGCGCAATGCGAGATCGTGCGCGGCTGCACGCAGCCGTGCTGGGATATCGGTATCACCGAACCGGCGATCCGTTTTCATCTGCCGTATCTCGCCGCGCATCCGATCGAAACGTACCGTCAGGCGAGGGCGCATCTGCTGCGCGGGGCGTAA
- a CDS encoding radical SAM protein, whose translation MRAIHFVRAFRAALRLRIRGEKTPLAASWPLSHRCNLRCSYCQIWDKLGYELDLEQGKKLIDDLAAAGTIWLSFSGGEPMLRKEVGAFIDYATERGMETSISTNGRQIDSRWHEIRRVGRVKISLDGPEDVHDGVRGAGSHAVAMRAAETCLEHGIPIKFSAVLGNHNLEAIDYLIDVSRQFQTQVMFQPTTLAKLRDFEPNPVCPDIEGYRRVVDDLIARKKKGCRQIANTLDGLRHIRKWPESTAVECWAGLLSLALEPDGTITSCTRGPLEKRQRIARDGSFPKAFAQLHVPDCQQCWDSGMLDLNHALSFRARTALALVARFYRRPRRQIERVHLVKSTAPR comes from the coding sequence ATGAGGGCGATTCATTTCGTGCGTGCGTTTCGGGCGGCTCTCCGATTGCGTATTCGGGGAGAAAAGACGCCTCTCGCGGCGAGTTGGCCGCTGTCGCATCGGTGCAACCTTCGATGCTCGTACTGCCAGATTTGGGACAAACTCGGTTACGAACTCGATCTGGAACAAGGCAAGAAACTCATCGACGACCTGGCCGCGGCCGGAACCATCTGGCTCTCATTTTCCGGCGGCGAACCCATGTTGCGCAAGGAGGTGGGCGCCTTCATCGACTACGCCACCGAGCGCGGCATGGAGACGAGTATCAGCACCAACGGCCGCCAGATCGATTCGCGCTGGCACGAGATCCGCCGCGTCGGCCGTGTCAAGATCAGCCTCGACGGACCCGAAGACGTCCACGACGGCGTTCGCGGCGCGGGCTCCCACGCGGTGGCGATGCGCGCGGCCGAAACCTGTCTCGAGCACGGCATCCCGATCAAGTTTTCCGCGGTGCTCGGCAATCACAATCTCGAGGCGATCGACTACCTGATTGACGTGTCGCGCCAATTCCAAACGCAGGTGATGTTTCAGCCGACGACGCTCGCCAAGCTGCGCGACTTCGAGCCCAATCCCGTCTGCCCCGATATCGAGGGATACCGGCGAGTTGTCGACGATCTGATCGCGCGAAAGAAGAAGGGCTGCCGTCAGATCGCGAACACGCTCGATGGGCTGCGTCACATCCGCAAGTGGCCGGAATCGACCGCCGTGGAATGCTGGGCCGGCCTTTTGTCGCTGGCCCTGGAGCCTGACGGCACGATCACCTCCTGCACGCGCGGCCCGCTTGAGAAAAGGCAGCGCATCGCGCGGGACGGATCGTTTCCGAAGGCGTTCGCGCAGCTACACGTTCCGGACTGCCAGCAATGCTGGGACAGCGGCATGCTGGACCTGAACCACGCGTTGTCGTTTAGGGCGCGCACCGCCTTGGCGCTGGTGGCGAGATTCTATCGGCGGCCGCGCCGGCAAATCGAACGCGTGCATCTGGTAAAATCGACCGCCCCCCGCTGA
- a CDS encoding flippase-like domain-containing protein: protein MKPVERKTVLSAIGHGFRRRRLWRAAAAIVLMALIFAALVRVGGWDDLRRTLSEANSASIAAAIALHFVVIFVGAPLFWHRIVVWLGARPPLVEIYRLWLGVLCLRAILPMKAGSFVIGPNYLRVHYGLPFARGAGSMALYHFINFYTIWVYLALGLLLTGTAGRVLPAAGLAVVLAVPFALPWMRHPVAWVRAKNGRAGDLFANLVGGFTDLGLSNRLWLVLAGCALQLVDLFAIGMCLDAAGVGVPIAELLWRAPLVFLVANLPITFMGLGTREAAMVAFFAPFGSEVTALAGGLIMSFSMSLLPVFVSLFFLPSALRMGLFTTADDASGMDRTRAKGS from the coding sequence ATGAAGCCTGTCGAACGAAAGACCGTCTTGTCCGCGATCGGACACGGCTTTCGCCGGCGACGGCTCTGGCGCGCGGCGGCGGCGATCGTGCTCATGGCGCTCATCTTCGCGGCGCTCGTTCGCGTTGGCGGCTGGGACGACCTGCGCCGGACACTTTCCGAGGCGAATTCCGCCTCCATCGCCGCGGCGATCGCGCTGCACTTCGTGGTCATCTTCGTTGGGGCTCCGCTTTTCTGGCATCGAATCGTCGTGTGGCTTGGCGCGCGCCCGCCGCTCGTCGAGATCTACCGCCTGTGGCTTGGCGTGCTATGCCTGCGCGCGATCCTGCCCATGAAGGCGGGGTCGTTTGTCATCGGGCCGAATTATCTTCGCGTGCACTACGGCCTGCCTTTCGCGCGCGGCGCGGGTTCGATGGCGCTGTACCACTTCATCAACTTCTACACGATCTGGGTGTATCTCGCGCTTGGGCTTCTCCTTACCGGCACGGCGGGCCGGGTGCTGCCGGCGGCCGGCCTCGCGGTTGTTCTCGCCGTGCCGTTCGCGCTGCCGTGGATGCGCCACCCGGTGGCGTGGGTGCGCGCGAAAAACGGGCGCGCCGGCGACCTGTTCGCCAATCTCGTCGGCGGGTTCACCGACCTCGGCCTTTCGAATCGCCTTTGGTTGGTCTTGGCCGGCTGTGCGCTTCAGTTGGTCGATCTGTTTGCGATCGGCATGTGCCTTGACGCCGCGGGCGTGGGTGTACCGATCGCCGAGTTGCTCTGGCGTGCGCCGCTCGTGTTCCTGGTGGCGAATCTGCCGATCACTTTCATGGGGCTGGGGACGCGCGAGGCGGCGATGGTGGCTTTTTTCGCGCCGTTCGGCAGCGAGGTCACGGCCCTCGCGGGCGGGCTCATCATGTCATTTTCGATGAGCCTGCTTCCCGTATTCGTATCGTTGTTTTTTCTGCCGTCCGCCCTTCGCATGGGGCTGTTCACGACGGCGGACGACGCATCCGGAATGGATCGAACCCGCGCGAAGGGTTCGTGA
- a CDS encoding DegT/DnrJ/EryC1/StrS family aminotransferase, translated as MIPRRRTTTYPGMTRRIISAYLNGEAVAGAASAEFERRLAAIAGTRHGIVVSSGRFGLQLILRNIGLAPGAEVIVPAYTLTELPHVVRDAGYTPVLADIEAHSLNVGPEQIAKKITERTSVILLTHMTGEPGDVDGILRLAAERGLLVIEDNAHGIGVTLPDGRPLGSLGRASFVSLATRKVVNTFAGGAILTNDDALAAKIREAVASLPVTHKKLLIRVVTCSLEISSLGRIFAPMTVRLLHSPRFNKMMVGLYRAMHRRGRETEFGYANLQALLGLDQFDVLSATIARRRAVAKTIIDGLMESPDFDREYLAALRVRAFGSGAITHNFFELIVMAHNPSALAGKLLRHGVDVGTGDDVCEDLPRLYGAGGDFPNLRHALAHAVQLPIWSTMTEREARVVVARILAAAHD; from the coding sequence ATGATCCCCCGCCGCCGCACCACCACCTACCCGGGCATGACGCGACGGATCATCTCCGCATATCTCAATGGCGAGGCCGTCGCCGGCGCGGCATCGGCCGAGTTCGAACGGCGCCTGGCCGCGATCGCGGGCACGCGCCACGGTATCGTCGTGTCGTCCGGCCGCTTCGGGCTGCAACTGATTCTGCGAAACATCGGCCTTGCGCCCGGCGCGGAGGTGATCGTGCCGGCGTACACGCTCACCGAGTTGCCGCACGTCGTGCGGGATGCGGGATATACGCCGGTGCTGGCCGACATCGAAGCGCACAGCCTTAACGTCGGCCCGGAGCAGATCGCGAAAAAGATCACCGAACGCACGAGCGTGATCCTCCTGACGCACATGACCGGCGAGCCGGGCGACGTGGACGGCATTTTGCGCCTCGCGGCCGAGCGCGGACTCCTTGTGATCGAGGACAACGCGCACGGCATCGGGGTGACGTTGCCCGACGGGCGACCGCTCGGCTCGCTCGGACGCGCGTCGTTTGTCTCGCTAGCCACGCGCAAGGTGGTCAACACCTTCGCGGGCGGCGCCATTCTTACCAACGACGATGCCCTTGCCGCCAAAATTCGCGAGGCCGTCGCGTCCCTGCCGGTCACGCACAAAAAGCTTCTGATCCGCGTCGTCACCTGTTCACTTGAAATATCGAGCCTCGGCCGTATTTTCGCGCCGATGACCGTCCGTCTTTTGCATTCTCCCCGGTTCAACAAGATGATGGTCGGGCTCTACCGTGCGATGCACCGCCGCGGGCGGGAGACGGAGTTCGGATACGCCAACCTGCAGGCGCTTCTCGGGCTGGACCAGTTCGATGTCCTTTCCGCGACCATTGCGCGGCGGCGAGCCGTCGCGAAGACCATCATTGACGGTCTAATGGAATCGCCGGACTTCGACCGCGAATACCTCGCCGCGCTGCGCGTACGCGCGTTCGGATCCGGCGCGATCACGCACAACTTTTTTGAGCTGATCGTCATGGCGCACAATCCGTCCGCGCTGGCCGGGAAGTTGCTCAGGCACGGCGTGGATGTCGGTACGGGCGACGATGTTTGCGAGGATCTACCGCGCTTGTACGGCGCCGGCGGCGACTTCCCCAATCTGCGCCACGCCCTTGCCCACGCCGTGCAGCTACCGATCTGGTCGACGATGACCGAGCGCGAGGCGCGCGTCGTGGTGGCGCGGATTCTCGCGGCGGCGCACGACTGA
- a CDS encoding HIRAN domain-containing protein: MQAFRFYEVSVTGIAGDIRGQFAEASGSLQPVAHAGDAPLIDEWIVNDDVSGAAIRLAIRGEAGARRLAPIGIDPAHRLTRLYGALAYFRAGMIARGLEKVHSFRYADNLDMEIAAGVLSADERMNAFAEAFLGPWSPIDVAFLSPLRAIAGIDAHADPDDIRRVLRDWYARAEAWSTRVAGFSYHGGAFIREECGVEKTILAKGDECRLFREPYNPVDPNAIGIMHVSGRKLGYVRKTIAALVAPLMDLGVVYRAKVGAFLSNEFDPPERVYVSVERVG, from the coding sequence ATGCAGGCGTTTCGATTTTACGAAGTCTCGGTGACGGGGATCGCGGGGGATATCCGGGGGCAATTCGCCGAGGCCAGCGGCTCGCTGCAACCTGTCGCGCACGCCGGCGACGCGCCGCTTATCGACGAATGGATCGTCAACGACGACGTCAGCGGCGCGGCGATTCGCCTGGCGATTCGCGGCGAGGCCGGCGCGCGCCGCCTCGCGCCGATCGGTATCGATCCCGCGCATCGGCTGACGCGGCTCTATGGTGCGCTCGCGTATTTTCGCGCGGGGATGATCGCGCGCGGCCTGGAGAAGGTGCACTCGTTTCGCTACGCCGACAATCTCGACATGGAGATCGCGGCCGGTGTCCTGTCCGCGGATGAGCGCATGAACGCCTTCGCCGAGGCGTTTCTCGGGCCGTGGTCGCCGATCGACGTCGCCTTTCTTTCGCCGCTGCGCGCGATCGCGGGCATCGACGCGCACGCCGACCCGGACGACATCCGCCGCGTGCTTCGCGACTGGTACGCGCGCGCCGAGGCGTGGTCCACGCGCGTCGCGGGTTTTTCGTATCACGGCGGCGCGTTCATCCGCGAGGAGTGCGGCGTGGAGAAAACCATCCTCGCCAAAGGCGACGAATGCCGCCTGTTCCGCGAGCCGTACAACCCCGTCGACCCGAACGCGATCGGCATCATGCACGTGTCCGGCCGCAAACTCGGCTACGTGCGCAAGACCATCGCCGCGCTCGTCGCGCCGCTCATGGATCTCGGCGTGGTGTATCGCGCGAAAGTGGGCGCGTTCCTGTCGAACGAGTTCGATCCGCCGGAGCGCGTTTACGTGTCGGTGGAGCGCGTGGGGTGA
- a CDS encoding transcriptional regulator — translation MPDHIGRNEQLVRQWNILMKLAAHRKVGVTVAELVEEHGVARRTIERDLEALGAAGFPLGVIHQEGAVKYWSVIGPAPDMPPFPLDHDELIAAWLASGLFDFFEGTPYKDGMDRLRQKISSTLPPHVVARLVDIEDHFAPIHHQRALYREKKEIISTLNRAILAHRVCRMTYFNPAWEAPREYSIRPCGIVVHRQILYLAAYSAQHDDLTIFSVRRVQSAAITDDRFDLPDGFSLAAKVDRNFGIYHGKPVEVRVRFDADVAHYAEEILFHPTQSNTRNVDGTVDVAMTVGGLREVVWWVLSYTDRVRVLAPPELADDVRRTAAAIAAKYGGALHPTRSTDT, via the coding sequence ATGCCCGACCACATCGGCCGAAACGAACAGCTTGTGCGCCAGTGGAATATCCTTATGAAGCTCGCCGCGCACCGGAAGGTCGGCGTGACCGTCGCGGAGCTTGTCGAGGAGCACGGCGTCGCGCGGCGGACGATCGAGCGCGATCTGGAGGCGCTTGGCGCGGCGGGATTTCCGCTCGGCGTCATTCATCAGGAGGGCGCGGTCAAGTATTGGAGCGTGATCGGGCCCGCGCCGGACATGCCGCCGTTTCCGCTCGATCACGACGAGCTTATCGCCGCGTGGCTCGCGTCGGGCCTTTTCGATTTCTTCGAGGGTACGCCGTACAAGGACGGCATGGATCGCCTGCGCCAGAAAATCTCCTCGACGCTCCCGCCGCACGTCGTCGCGCGTCTCGTGGACATCGAGGATCACTTCGCGCCGATCCATCACCAGCGCGCCCTCTACCGCGAGAAAAAAGAGATCATCTCCACGCTGAACCGTGCGATCCTCGCGCACCGCGTCTGCCGCATGACGTATTTCAATCCCGCGTGGGAAGCGCCGCGCGAATATTCCATCCGGCCGTGCGGCATCGTGGTGCACCGGCAGATTCTGTATCTTGCCGCGTACTCCGCCCAGCACGACGATCTGACGATCTTCTCCGTGCGCCGCGTTCAATCGGCCGCGATCACGGACGACCGCTTCGATCTGCCGGACGGGTTTTCGCTCGCGGCGAAGGTCGATCGCAATTTCGGCATCTATCACGGCAAGCCGGTCGAGGTGCGCGTGCGTTTCGACGCCGATGTCGCGCACTACGCCGAGGAAATCCTTTTCCACCCCACGCAGTCGAACACGAGAAACGTGGACGGCACCGTGGATGTCGCGATGACCGTCGGCGGCCTGCGCGAGGTCGTGTGGTGGGTGCTCTCCTACACGGACCGCGTGCGCGTTCTTGCACCGCCGGAACTGGCGGACGACGTGCGGCGTACCGCCGCGGCGATCGCCGCGAAATACGGCGGTGCGCTTCACCCCACGCGCTCCACCGACACGTAA
- a CDS encoding MBL fold metallo-hydrolase, translated as MVFLTIHRAAHQVGGNCVEIEYDGHRLLLDAGSSLDADEHADDIPPTLDRKRPIDGLVISHPHLDHYGLLDRLPADWPVWSGAPTEILMRLTASIGRKRYRQSFRHYRSGKAFRVGPFKVTPFLVDHSAFDAHMLLVEAGGRRIFYSGDFRRTGRKSLLTERLMRKPPRDVDVLLLEGTTLGRTGDFPTETDIEQRLVDLLKDTKGRIFVTWSAQNIDRTVTLYRACKRARRTLVLDVYAAGVLDRLATDSSKIPRLGWPCLQVVVTKSIARMYKDRARVNDAAFVDRCATSGFAFGADKLESRARNVIMLRPSLWKDYARKGVTLTPHDGWVFSMWSGYEKKTDYAELRTAFESAGARLERIHTSGHAAPDDLVAFADAVAPRHLVPIHGFDWDQHLHRFKNVKRLRDGERFAIV; from the coding sequence TTGGTATTTCTAACCATCCACCGCGCCGCCCATCAGGTCGGCGGCAACTGCGTCGAGATCGAATACGACGGGCACCGTTTGTTGCTCGACGCGGGGAGTTCACTGGACGCGGACGAACATGCGGACGACATCCCGCCGACGCTCGACCGGAAGCGCCCGATCGACGGGCTCGTCATTTCGCATCCGCATCTCGATCACTACGGCCTGCTCGATCGCCTTCCCGCCGATTGGCCGGTGTGGTCCGGCGCGCCGACCGAAATTCTCATGCGCCTCACGGCTTCCATCGGCCGCAAACGATATCGGCAGTCGTTTCGCCACTACCGAAGCGGCAAGGCGTTTCGCGTTGGGCCGTTCAAGGTCACGCCCTTTCTCGTCGACCATTCCGCCTTCGACGCGCACATGCTCCTCGTCGAGGCCGGCGGCCGGCGCATCTTTTACTCCGGCGATTTCCGGCGCACCGGACGCAAAAGCCTGTTGACGGAACGCCTCATGCGAAAGCCGCCGCGCGACGTGGACGTGTTGTTGCTCGAAGGAACGACGCTCGGCCGCACCGGCGATTTTCCGACGGAGACGGACATCGAGCAGCGTCTCGTCGATCTGCTGAAAGACACGAAGGGGCGGATTTTCGTGACGTGGTCGGCGCAGAACATCGACCGCACCGTGACGCTCTACCGTGCCTGCAAGAGGGCTCGCCGAACGCTTGTTCTCGACGTCTATGCCGCCGGCGTTCTCGATCGCCTGGCGACCGATTCTAGCAAGATTCCGAGGCTCGGCTGGCCCTGTTTGCAGGTCGTCGTCACGAAATCCATTGCGCGCATGTACAAGGATCGGGCGCGCGTGAACGACGCGGCATTCGTGGATCGCTGCGCGACATCCGGCTTTGCGTTTGGCGCCGACAAACTCGAATCCCGCGCGCGAAACGTCATCATGCTCCGCCCGTCGCTTTGGAAGGACTACGCGCGCAAAGGCGTCACGCTGACACCGCATGACGGCTGGGTATTTTCGATGTGGTCCGGCTACGAAAAGAAAACCGATTACGCGGAATTGCGGACCGCTTTCGAGTCCGCCGGTGCGCGCCTTGAACGCATCCACACAAGCGGCCATGCCGCGCCGGACGACCTCGTCGCGTTTGCCGACGCTGTCGCCCCGCGACATCTCGTGCCGATCCACGGCTTTGACTGGGATCAACACCTGCACCGCTTCAAAAACGTGAAGCGCTTGCGCGACGGCGAGCGATTCGCGATCGTTTAG
- a CDS encoding cytochrome c, with product MSHPFSLRRTRLSIAAALAVFAVAIPDAGAATGEQNFTNYCFACHTIGGGKRVGPDLKGVTERRSHEWLVKFVASSQSVVKSGDPDAVALFEEYKIEMPDAPYTADEIKEILAYIATGPTTQAFVPLRATTPQDIERGRALFQGHTRLAQGGPACNSCHHVKNDAVIGGGILAKDLTEVFARMGAPGINAILGKPPFPVMEEAYRNRPLSEDEVFALVAFLEDANRQQAFQQPNDYGFKLFYSGSAGFVLLLGIYGIIGRKRKKLSVNHKIFDRQTKSQ from the coding sequence ATGAGCCATCCGTTTTCTCTACGTCGAACACGGCTTTCGATCGCCGCCGCACTCGCGGTTTTTGCCGTCGCGATCCCGGACGCCGGCGCCGCGACCGGCGAGCAGAATTTCACCAATTACTGCTTCGCGTGCCACACGATCGGCGGCGGCAAGCGCGTCGGCCCGGATTTGAAGGGCGTCACCGAGCGCCGCTCCCACGAGTGGCTCGTCAAGTTCGTCGCGTCGTCGCAGTCGGTCGTCAAGAGTGGCGACCCGGACGCCGTCGCGCTGTTCGAGGAATACAAGATCGAAATGCCGGACGCGCCATACACCGCGGACGAGATCAAGGAGATCCTCGCCTACATCGCCACCGGCCCGACGACGCAGGCCTTCGTGCCGCTGCGGGCCACGACGCCCCAAGACATCGAGCGGGGCCGGGCGCTGTTTCAGGGCCACACGCGCCTTGCCCAAGGCGGTCCCGCGTGCAACTCGTGCCATCACGTGAAAAACGACGCGGTGATCGGCGGCGGCATCCTGGCCAAGGATCTCACGGAGGTGTTCGCGCGCATGGGCGCGCCGGGCATCAACGCGATTTTGGGCAAGCCGCCGTTTCCGGTCATGGAGGAAGCGTACCGGAACAGGCCGCTTTCCGAAGACGAGGTATTCGCCCTGGTCGCCTTTCTGGAAGACGCCAACCGGCAGCAGGCGTTTCAGCAGCCCAACGACTACGGATTCAAGCTGTTCTACAGCGGCTCGGCCGGGTTCGTGCTGCTCCTCGGGATCTACGGGATCATCGGGCGCAAGCGGAAAAAGCTCTCGGTGAACCACAAGATCTTTGACCGCCAGACCAAAAGCCAATGA